A genomic segment from Dasypus novemcinctus isolate mDasNov1 chromosome X, mDasNov1.1.hap2, whole genome shotgun sequence encodes:
- the DDX3X gene encoding ATP-dependent RNA helicase DDX3X — protein sequence MSHVAVENALGLDQQFAGLDLNSSDNQSGGSTASKGRYIPPHLRNREAAKGFYDKDSSGWSSSKDKDAYSSFGTRSDTRGKSSFFNDRGSGSRGRFDDRGRSDYDGIGSRGDRSGFGKFERGGNSRWCDKSDEDDWSKPLPPSERLEQELFSGGNTGINFEKYDDIPVEATGNNCPPHIESFSDVEMGEIIMGNIELTRYTRPTPVQKHAIPIIKEKRDLMACAQTGSGKTAAFLLPILSQIYSDGPGDALRAMKENGRYGRRKQYPISLVLAPTRELAVQIYEEARKFSYRSRVRPCVVYGGADIGQQIRDLERGCHLLVATPGRLVDMMERGKIGLDFCKYLVLDEADRMLDMGFEPQIRRIVEQDTMPPKGVRHTMMFSATFPKEIQMLARDFLDEYIFLAVGRVGSTSENITQKVVWVEESDKRSFLLDLLNATGKDSLTLVFVETKKGADSLEDFLYHEGYACTSIHGDRSQRDREEALHQFRSGKSPILVATAVAARGLDISNVKHVINFDLPSDIEEYVHRIGRTGRVGNLGLATSFFNERNINITKDLLDLLVEAKQEVPSWLENMAYEHHYKGSSRGRSKSSRFSGGFGARDYRQSSGASSSSFSSSRASSSRSGGGGHGSSRGFGGGGYGGFYNSDGYGGNYNSQGVDWWGN from the exons ATGAGTCATGTGGCGGTGGAAAATGCGCTCGGGCTGGACCAGCAG TTTGCTGGCCTAGACCTGAACTCTTCAGATAATCAGAGTGGAGGAAGTACAGCCAGCA aagGACGCTATATTCCTCCTCACTTAAGGAACAGAGAAGCTGCTAAAG GATTCTACGATAAAGACAGTTCGGGGTGGAGTTCTAGCAAAGATAAGGATGCATACAGCAGTTTCGGGACTCGTAGTGATACAAGAGGGAAGTCTAGTTTCTTCAATGATCGTGGAAGTGGATCAAGGGGAAG GTTTGATGATCGTGGACGGAGTGACTATGATGGCATTGGCAGTCGTGGTGACAGAAGTGGTTTTGGCAAATTTGAACGTGGTGGAAACAGCCGCTGGTGTGACAAATCAGATGAAGATGATTGGTCAAAACCACTTCCACCAAGTGAACGCTTGGAGCA GGAACTTTTTTCTGGAGGCAACACTGGGATTAACTTTGAGAAGTATGATGATATTCCTGTTGAGGCAACAGGAAATAACTGTCCTCCACATATTGAAAGT TTCAGCGATGTTGAGATGGGAGAAATTATCATGGGAAACATTGAGCTTACTCGTTATACTCGCCCAACTCCAGTGCAAAAGCATGCTATTCCTAttatcaaagaaaaaagagacttgATGGCTTGTGCCCAAACAG GATCTGGAAAAACTGCAGCATTTCTCTTGCCCATCTTGAGTCAGATTTACTCAGATGGTCCAGGTGATGCTTTGAGGGCCATGAAG gaaaatggaagatatgggcGCCGCAAACAATACCCAATCTCTTTGGTGTTGGCACCAACAAGAGAATTGGCAGTGCAGATCTATGAGGAAGCCAGGAAA TTCTCATACCGATCTCGAGTTCGTCCTTGCGTGGTGTATGGTGGTGCTGATATTGGCCAGCAGATTCGGGACTTAGAACGTGGATGTCACTTGTTAGTAGCTACTCCAGGACGTCTAGTGGATATGATGGAAAGAGGAAAGATTGGATTAGACTTTTGCAA ATACTTGGTGTTGGATGAAGCTGATCGGATGTTGGAtatggggtttgaacctcagataCGTCGAATAGTTGAACAAGATACTATGCCACCAAAGGGAGTTCGCCACACCATGATGTTTAGTGCTACTTTCCCTAAGGAAATACAG atgCTTGCACGTGACTTCTTGGATGAATATATCTTTCTGGCTGTAGGAAGAGTAGGCTCTACCTCTGAGAACATCACACAGAAAGTAGTGTGGGTGGAAGAGTCAGACAAACGGTCATTTCTACTTGACCTCCTAAATGCAACAG GCAAAGACTCACTGACTTTAGTGTTCGTGGAGACCAAAAAGGGTGCAGATTCTCTTGAGGATTTCTTGTACCATGAAGGATATGCTTGTACCAGTATCCATGGAGACCGATCTCAGCGAGATAGAGAAGAGGCCCTACACCAGTTCCGCTCAGGAAAAAGCCCAATTTTAGTGGCTACAGCA gTAGCAGCAAGAGGACTAGACATTTCAAATGTGAAACATGTTATAAATTTTGACCTGCCAAGTGATATTGAAGAATATGTACATCGCATTGGTCGTACAGGACGTGTAGGAAACCTTG GCCTTGCCACCTCGTTCTTTAATGAGAGGAACATAAATATCACCAAGGATTTGTTGGATCTTCTTGTTGAAGCTAAACAAGAAGTGCCATCTTGGTTAGAAAATATGGCCTACGAACACCACTACAAGGGTAGCAGTCGTGGACGTTCTAAGAG TAGTAGATTCAGTGGAGGATTTGGTGCCAGAGACTATCGACAAAGTAGTGGTGCTAGCAGTTCTAGCTTTAGTAGCAGCCGTGCAAGCAGCAGTCGCAGTGGTGGAGGTGGTCACGGCAGCAGTAGAGGATTTGGTGGAG GTGGCTATGGAGGTTTTTACAACAGTGATGGATATGGAGGAAATTACAACTCCCAGGGGGTTGACTGGTGGGGCAACTGA